Proteins co-encoded in one Bradyrhizobium sp. 170 genomic window:
- a CDS encoding ABC transporter ATP-binding protein, translated as MPATPASPAPPAAAADDMPLLRIEGVSKNFGSFRAVDQLSLEIRAGEFFALLGPSGCGKTTLLRMLAGFETPDEGRILLGGRDIAPVLPHERPVNMMFQNYALFPHLNVRDNIAFGLKRAGMPRAAIDTRVAEMVALVKLGGMEKRKPDQLSGGQKQRVALARSLARRPKVLLLDEPLAALDKKLRESTQLELMELQRRLGMTFIIVTHDQEEAMTMANRIGVMDAGRLQQVATPRDLYEAPASRWVAEFVGDVNLFDGEVSSHEHHRLTVATRDGGAIVVAEPRQPITKPVVTVAIRPEKVKLSRRGPASDAVNSQAINRLEGVVTDVGYLGGSTVYKIKLDSGAVVRASMANTARLDIDTLSAGQRVVAWFTPDDCVVLEQ; from the coding sequence ATGCCTGCGACGCCGGCCAGTCCCGCGCCGCCGGCCGCGGCGGCGGACGACATGCCCTTGCTTCGGATCGAGGGGGTCTCCAAGAATTTCGGCAGTTTCCGTGCGGTGGACCAGCTCTCGCTCGAGATCAGGGCGGGTGAATTTTTTGCACTATTGGGCCCGAGCGGTTGCGGCAAGACCACGCTGCTGCGCATGCTTGCCGGCTTCGAGACGCCCGACGAGGGCCGCATCCTGCTCGGCGGCCGCGACATCGCGCCGGTGCTGCCGCATGAGCGGCCCGTCAACATGATGTTCCAGAACTACGCGCTGTTTCCGCATCTCAACGTACGGGACAATATTGCGTTCGGGCTGAAGCGCGCCGGCATGCCGCGCGCCGCCATCGACACCCGCGTCGCCGAGATGGTGGCGCTGGTCAAGCTCGGGGGCATGGAGAAGCGCAAGCCCGATCAGCTTTCCGGCGGCCAGAAGCAGCGCGTGGCGCTGGCGCGCTCGCTGGCGCGGCGGCCCAAGGTTCTGTTGCTCGACGAGCCGTTGGCCGCGCTCGACAAGAAGCTGCGCGAGAGCACGCAGCTGGAATTGATGGAGCTGCAGCGCCGGCTCGGCATGACCTTCATCATCGTCACCCACGACCAGGAGGAGGCGATGACGATGGCCAACAGAATCGGCGTGATGGATGCCGGCCGGCTCCAACAGGTCGCGACCCCGCGCGACCTTTACGAAGCGCCGGCCTCGCGCTGGGTCGCCGAGTTCGTCGGCGACGTCAATTTGTTCGACGGCGAGGTCTCCTCGCACGAGCATCATCGCCTGACGGTTGCGACCCGGGATGGCGGCGCCATCGTGGTCGCGGAGCCGCGTCAGCCCATCACCAAGCCTGTCGTCACGGTCGCGATCCGCCCCGAAAAGGTAAAACTGTCGCGCCGTGGCCCGGCGTCGGACGCGGTCAATTCGCAGGCGATCAACCGGCTCGAAGGCGTCGTCACCGATGTCGGCTATCTCGGTGGCTCGACCGTCTACAAGATCAAGCTCGATTCCGGCGCGGTGGTGCGCGCGTCGATGGCCAATACCGCGCGGCTCGATATCGATACCCTTAGCGCGGGCCAACGCGTGGTGGCGTGGTTCACGCCCGATGATTGCGTGGTGCTGGAGCAATGA
- a CDS encoding ABC transporter permease subunit produces MSARRIFAQPARYAAIAPYVWMVLFFLVPFGFVLKISLSQTAIAQPPYVPLFDFTEGWAAIRAAFAQLSLDNFRLLVSDNLYISSYLRSLVVAVTSTLILLLIGYPIAYGMARLPQRWQAIAMMLVIVPFWTSFLIRIYAWINILQHDGLLNKILLALHLVSAPVVWLSTDTAMYIGIVYSYLPFMILPLYATLAKMDPSLLEAASDLGASPGRAFWLVTFPLSLPGVGAGALLCFIPIVGEFVIPDLLAGSGSMMIGQTLWLEFFTNKDWPVAAAAAVALLVLLVPPLLLYDRLQRRQLGGTN; encoded by the coding sequence ATGAGCGCGCGCCGCATCTTCGCACAGCCGGCGCGCTATGCCGCCATCGCGCCCTATGTTTGGATGGTGCTGTTCTTCCTGGTGCCGTTCGGCTTCGTGCTGAAGATCAGCCTGTCGCAGACCGCGATCGCGCAGCCGCCCTATGTGCCCTTGTTCGACTTCACCGAAGGATGGGCGGCGATCAGGGCGGCCTTCGCGCAGCTCTCGCTGGATAATTTCAGGCTGCTGGTCTCGGACAATCTCTATATCAGCTCCTATCTTCGCAGCCTCGTCGTCGCCGTGACGTCGACATTGATCCTGCTGTTGATCGGCTATCCCATCGCCTATGGCATGGCGCGGCTGCCGCAACGCTGGCAGGCGATTGCGATGATGCTGGTGATCGTGCCGTTTTGGACCTCGTTCCTGATCCGCATCTACGCCTGGATAAATATCCTGCAGCACGATGGCCTGCTGAACAAAATTCTGCTCGCGCTGCATCTGGTCTCGGCGCCAGTGGTGTGGCTCTCGACCGACACCGCGATGTATATCGGTATCGTCTATTCCTACCTGCCGTTCATGATCCTGCCGCTCTATGCGACGCTCGCCAAGATGGATCCATCGCTGCTGGAAGCCGCAAGCGACCTTGGCGCGTCGCCGGGGAGAGCGTTCTGGCTGGTGACATTTCCGCTGTCCTTGCCGGGGGTCGGCGCCGGCGCGTTGTTGTGCTTCATCCCGATCGTCGGCGAGTTCGTGATCCCTGACCTCCTGGCCGGCTCCGGGTCGATGATGATCGGCCAGACGCTGTGGCTGGAATTCTTCACCAACAAGGACTGGCCGGTCGCCGCCGCGGCCGCGGTCGCGCTGCTGGTGCTGCTGGTGCCGCCGCTATTGCTCTACGACCGGCTGCAGCGCCGTCAGCTCGGAGGGACGAACTGA
- a CDS encoding ABC transporter permease has translation MAGKVNRLSPFNITALTLGMAFLYLPIVILIIYSFNASRLVTVWGGWSLRWYHEFFNDRAMLDAAWMSLRVAAVSATIATLLGTLAAVGLVRGERFKGRSLFSGMLYAPLVMPEVISGLSLLLLFVALNAERGFWTVTIAHTTLTMCFVTVVVQSRLASLDRSLEEAAMDLGCDPVQAFLRVTLPLIIPAIAAGWMLAFTLSLDDVVIASFTTGPGSATLPIRIYSEVRLGVKPEINAICTMVIALIAVVIVIASLASKLSSSQAKSAAPL, from the coding sequence ATGGCCGGCAAGGTCAACAGGCTGTCGCCATTCAACATCACCGCGCTCACGCTCGGGATGGCGTTTCTGTACCTGCCGATCGTAATCCTCATCATTTATTCCTTTAACGCCTCGCGGCTGGTCACGGTGTGGGGCGGCTGGTCGCTGCGCTGGTACCATGAGTTCTTCAACGATCGCGCGATGCTGGATGCGGCATGGATGAGCCTTCGTGTCGCCGCGGTATCGGCCACGATCGCAACGCTGCTCGGTACGCTGGCTGCTGTCGGGCTGGTCCGCGGCGAGCGCTTCAAGGGACGGTCGCTGTTTTCCGGCATGCTTTATGCGCCGCTGGTGATGCCGGAGGTGATCTCGGGACTTTCGCTGCTGTTGCTGTTCGTGGCGCTGAACGCCGAGCGCGGCTTCTGGACGGTGACGATCGCCCACACCACGCTGACCATGTGCTTCGTGACCGTGGTGGTGCAGTCGCGCCTCGCCTCGCTCGACCGCAGCCTCGAAGAGGCCGCGATGGATCTCGGCTGCGATCCGGTGCAGGCCTTTCTTCGCGTGACCTTGCCGCTGATTATTCCGGCGATTGCCGCCGGCTGGATGCTGGCCTTCACGCTCTCGCTCGACGACGTCGTGATCGCGAGTTTCACCACCGGTCCAGGCTCGGCGACGCTGCCGATCCGGATCTATTCCGAGGTGCGGCTCGGGGTAAAGCCCGAGATCAACGCGATCTGCACCATGGTGATCGCGCTGATCGCGGTGGTCATCGTGATCGCTTCGCTCGCCTCGAAACTGTCGAGCTCGCAGGCCAAGAGCGCGGCGCCGCTGTAA
- a CDS encoding C1 family peptidase: MAKSKKVLDKSSSSRPESHRICNVVPSRNTETDWAAEDAIAAGAAAAPLAAPPASVDLRQPWWDIGNQESTGSCVGWGSTDGVARYHFVKANRLAQNAKLSPRFTWMGSKETDEFTSRPETMIEGAGTSLKAAVEILRKYGAVPETLMPFHIQTNMYLGNENTFYATAATRKIASYVNMQRNLASWRSWLASNGPILVALSVDQTWDNATATRGKLDTFMPATARGGHAVCCVGYTADRRFILRNSWGTAWGDKGFAYASEAYINAGFFNESYGVTI, from the coding sequence ATGGCCAAGTCCAAGAAAGTCCTCGACAAGTCGTCGAGTTCGAGACCGGAGTCGCATCGCATTTGCAATGTGGTGCCCTCGCGCAATACCGAAACCGACTGGGCGGCGGAAGATGCCATCGCGGCCGGTGCTGCAGCGGCACCGCTCGCCGCGCCGCCGGCCAGCGTCGATCTTCGCCAGCCTTGGTGGGATATCGGCAATCAGGAATCGACCGGCTCCTGCGTCGGCTGGGGTTCGACCGATGGCGTCGCCCGCTATCATTTCGTCAAGGCCAATAGGCTCGCCCAGAACGCAAAGCTTTCGCCGCGGTTTACCTGGATGGGGTCGAAGGAAACCGACGAATTCACCTCCAGGCCGGAAACGATGATCGAAGGCGCCGGCACCAGCCTGAAGGCCGCGGTGGAGATCTTGCGGAAATACGGCGCAGTGCCGGAGACGCTGATGCCCTTCCACATCCAGACCAACATGTATCTGGGCAATGAGAACACGTTCTACGCCACCGCGGCGACGCGCAAGATCGCCTCCTATGTCAACATGCAGCGCAATCTGGCGAGCTGGCGGTCGTGGCTGGCAAGCAATGGTCCGATCCTGGTGGCGCTCAGTGTCGACCAGACCTGGGACAACGCGACTGCGACGCGTGGCAAGCTTGATACGTTCATGCCGGCGACCGCTCGCGGCGGCCATGCCGTCTGCTGTGTTGGATATACCGCCGACCGCCGCTTCATCCTCCGCAACAGCTGGGGTACGGCTTGGGGCGACAAGGGCTTTGCCTATGCCAGCGAGGCCTATATCAATGCAGGGTTCTTTAACGAGAGCTATGGCGTGACGATTTGA
- a CDS encoding protease inhibitor I42 family protein: protein MSRWNLPVRVRVAALLGAILLHATGAVAAETGTRIMQSLTEADNDRTVDLRVGESVRVSLPENATTGYRWAVDRLDQAVVEPAGSEQTYPGGAIGSAGHVTFDFRAKKAGSGEIALKYWRHFEGEGSIVKRFRFRLNAKP, encoded by the coding sequence TTGAGCCGATGGAACCTTCCCGTCCGGGTGCGCGTTGCCGCGCTGTTGGGTGCAATCCTGTTGCACGCCACCGGCGCGGTCGCTGCCGAAACCGGGACACGAATCATGCAGTCGCTGACAGAGGCGGACAACGACCGGACGGTCGACTTGCGCGTCGGCGAGAGCGTGCGCGTCAGCCTGCCGGAGAACGCGACCACCGGCTACCGGTGGGCGGTCGATCGTCTCGATCAGGCCGTCGTCGAGCCGGCCGGGTCGGAGCAGACCTATCCCGGTGGCGCCATAGGCTCTGCCGGTCATGTCACGTTCGATTTCAGGGCGAAGAAGGCCGGCAGCGGCGAGATCGCACTGAAATACTGGCGGCACTTCGAAGGCGAGGGATCGATCGTCAAGCGATTTCGCTTCCGTCTCAATGCGAAGCCGTAG
- a CDS encoding carbohydrate ABC transporter permease, whose amino-acid sequence MKLPTLREIGTEAKLLLIGIPVFIWTMVPIYHMFLFAISPKEDAFSGKLWPTHPTLNNFNIVFHQQHYFLRDFWIQFLNSVVIALSAGALTLMIATAAAFSISRLRVPGGRWVMNLALFTYFIPAAFLAVPMYRTMGTYGLLNNHWSLILAMVTIASPYAIWVLKQASDKLPVELDEAATMDGATTLQLFRLVYVPLMMPSLVAIGTYAILLAWNEYLYAFLLLSKDTEITLPVALGNFLAADDSPWELLMTTGFIYALPPAAIYYAFKRYMVGGLTAGAVKS is encoded by the coding sequence ATGAAGCTGCCAACACTCCGCGAAATCGGCACCGAAGCCAAACTGCTGCTGATCGGCATCCCCGTGTTCATCTGGACCATGGTGCCGATCTATCACATGTTCCTGTTCGCGATCTCGCCAAAGGAGGACGCGTTTTCAGGCAAGCTGTGGCCTACGCATCCGACGCTGAATAATTTCAACATCGTGTTCCACCAGCAGCATTACTTCCTGCGCGATTTCTGGATCCAGTTTCTCAATTCGGTGGTGATCGCGCTTTCGGCGGGCGCGCTGACCTTGATGATCGCGACCGCGGCCGCATTCTCGATCTCGCGGCTGCGCGTCCCCGGCGGGCGCTGGGTGATGAATCTGGCGCTGTTCACCTATTTCATTCCGGCGGCGTTCCTCGCCGTTCCGATGTACCGAACCATGGGCACTTACGGCCTGTTGAACAATCACTGGTCGCTGATTCTTGCCATGGTGACGATCGCCTCGCCTTACGCGATCTGGGTGCTGAAGCAGGCGTCCGACAAACTGCCGGTCGAACTCGACGAAGCCGCCACCATGGACGGCGCCACCACGCTGCAATTGTTCCGGCTGGTCTATGTACCGCTGATGATGCCGTCGCTGGTCGCGATCGGCACCTACGCGATCCTGCTCGCCTGGAACGAATATCTCTACGCCTTTCTGCTGCTCTCCAAGGACACCGAGATCACGCTGCCCGTGGCCCTCGGCAACTTCCTGGCCGCGGACGACTCGCCGTGGGAATTGCTGATGACCACCGGCTTCATCTACGCGCTGCCGCCGGCCGCGATCTATTACGCGTTCAAGCGCTACATGGTGGGGGGACTGACCGCGGGCGCCGTGAAGTCGTGA
- a CDS encoding sugar ABC transporter permease, with translation MAITLSGDHALPSPPLSARLTTPQVWGIVLLAPYILVFLAFVVYPVGYGLWLARHPASYVALWHDPIFARAAVNTLIFLVVGINIKMAIALFLSGFFAQQRTWIKWLSVLFILPWAVPSIPTILSVRFMFNPEWGVVNQLIFKFTGEDGPNWLNDPTVALSMAIGVHIWKSLPFWTLILMTGRLAISHDLYEAAEVDGASWWQKFRFITWPSMQTLYITCTLLSMIWTLGDFNSVYLLTGGGPADLTHVLATLGIRYLRLDQLSLAMASIVCALPFVLPLVYFMMKRLSR, from the coding sequence ATGGCAATCACGCTTTCGGGCGATCACGCACTACCCAGCCCGCCATTATCAGCCCGGCTCACCACCCCGCAGGTCTGGGGCATCGTGCTGCTGGCGCCCTATATCCTCGTGTTCCTGGCGTTCGTGGTCTATCCGGTCGGCTACGGGCTGTGGCTGGCGCGGCATCCGGCGAGCTATGTCGCGCTCTGGCACGACCCGATCTTCGCGCGCGCCGCCGTCAACACGCTGATCTTCCTCGTGGTCGGCATCAACATCAAAATGGCGATCGCGCTGTTTTTGTCCGGCTTCTTCGCGCAGCAGCGCACCTGGATCAAATGGCTGTCGGTGCTGTTCATCCTGCCCTGGGCGGTGCCGTCGATTCCGACCATTCTCTCCGTGCGCTTCATGTTCAATCCGGAATGGGGCGTGGTCAACCAGCTGATCTTCAAGTTCACCGGCGAGGACGGCCCGAACTGGCTGAACGACCCGACGGTGGCGCTTTCGATGGCAATCGGCGTGCACATCTGGAAATCGCTGCCGTTCTGGACGCTGATCCTGATGACGGGACGCCTCGCGATCTCGCATGATCTGTATGAAGCCGCCGAGGTCGACGGCGCGAGCTGGTGGCAGAAGTTCCGCTTCATCACCTGGCCGTCGATGCAGACGCTTTACATCACCTGCACGCTGCTCTCGATGATCTGGACGCTCGGTGACTTCAACAGCGTCTACCTCTTGACCGGCGGCGGCCCCGCCGACCTCACCCACGTGCTGGCCACGCTCGGCATCCGCTATCTCCGGCTCGATCAGCTCTCGCTGGCGATGGCCTCGATCGTCTGCGCGCTGCCGTTCGTGCTGCCGCTGGTCTATTTCATGATGAAACGGTTGTCGCGATGA
- a CDS encoding ABC transporter substrate-binding protein: MISKKLGGLSLAVAAVGLFYATAPALAQQKTITVWFGKGFYKSEDDALLEAIKKFEAKTGIKVELSQYAIQDMIPKTVAALDSGTVPDVAYSDSYDVQAQGKWAFEGKLEDLGDILTPMKSAFAPNTLETALLYNDVAKKKAYYGFPLKQQSMHVQIWQDMLEQAGFKQSDIPTKWEDYWSFWCDKVQPAIRKATGQRVYAVGQPMGVESTDSFQSFYTFMDAYNVKLVDDDGKLTVDDPKVRENLIKAMKDYTDTYTRTCSPPSSTTWKDPDNNVAFHNKTIVMTHNFTISIAAKWLDDANNPALTPEQRALGKKNYDETIITASFPNKPDGTPIKYRSDVKTGLMFTVAKNKAEGKEFIKFLLQEENVRPYIEGALGRWFPVTTASQQSPFWQADRHRKAVYNQFAGGTTPFDFTKNWKFTILNNENVWAKAMNRVVSEKVPVEKAVDELIARIKQVAG, translated from the coding sequence GTGATATCCAAGAAATTAGGTGGGCTTTCACTCGCGGTCGCAGCCGTCGGGCTGTTTTACGCCACTGCACCCGCGCTGGCCCAGCAAAAAACCATCACCGTCTGGTTCGGCAAGGGCTTTTACAAATCCGAGGACGACGCCCTCCTGGAAGCGATCAAGAAATTCGAGGCCAAGACCGGCATCAAGGTCGAACTGTCGCAATACGCCATCCAGGACATGATCCCGAAGACAGTGGCGGCGCTGGATTCCGGAACCGTGCCCGACGTCGCCTATTCCGACAGCTATGACGTGCAGGCGCAGGGCAAATGGGCGTTCGAGGGCAAGCTCGAGGATCTCGGCGACATCCTGACGCCGATGAAATCGGCATTCGCGCCGAACACGCTGGAAACCGCGCTGCTCTATAACGACGTCGCCAAGAAGAAGGCCTATTACGGCTTCCCGCTGAAGCAACAGAGCATGCACGTCCAGATCTGGCAGGACATGCTGGAGCAGGCCGGCTTCAAGCAAAGCGACATCCCGACCAAGTGGGAAGATTACTGGTCGTTCTGGTGCGACAAGGTGCAGCCGGCGATCCGCAAGGCCACCGGTCAGCGCGTCTACGCCGTCGGCCAGCCGATGGGCGTGGAATCAACCGACTCGTTCCAGTCGTTCTACACCTTCATGGACGCCTACAACGTCAAGCTGGTCGATGACGACGGCAAGCTTACGGTCGACGATCCCAAGGTGCGGGAAAACCTGATCAAGGCGATGAAGGATTACACCGATACCTACACCAGGACCTGCTCGCCGCCCTCCTCCACCACCTGGAAGGATCCGGACAACAACGTCGCCTTCCACAACAAGACGATCGTGATGACGCATAACTTCACGATCTCGATCGCGGCGAAATGGCTCGACGACGCCAACAACCCGGCGCTGACGCCGGAACAGCGCGCGCTCGGCAAGAAGAACTATGACGAGACCATCATCACCGCCTCGTTCCCGAACAAGCCGGACGGTACGCCGATCAAGTACCGCTCCGACGTCAAGACCGGGCTGATGTTCACGGTCGCCAAGAACAAGGCCGAGGGCAAGGAGTTCATCAAGTTCCTGCTGCAGGAAGAGAACGTCCGGCCCTATATCGAAGGCGCGCTCGGCCGCTGGTTCCCGGTGACGACGGCCAGCCAGCAGAGCCCGTTCTGGCAGGCTGACCGCCATCGCAAGGCCGTGTACAACCAGTTCGCCGGCGGCACCACGCCGTTCGACTTCACCAAGAACTGGAAGTTCACGATTTTGAACAACGAGAACGTCTGGGCCAAGGCGATGAACCGCGTGGTGAGCGAGAAGGTGCCGGTCGAAAAGGCCGTCGACGAACTGATCGCCCGCATCAAGCAGGTCGCGGGCTAA
- a CDS encoding amidohydrolase family protein, producing MTIIDSQVHAYEANTPKRPWHSVPNWPDHVTGDEMVAAMDKVGVDGAIFISAFSLYRYDASYAVEVQRAHPGRLAIVKPVDPDDPDVADVVADWKKTPGAVGIRTMLRKEEKRATDDPGLDRIARAAVRYDFPLNILCWDNLDAGIALIDRHPDTRFIVDHLGILQPRVPPAPPQPWADLPKVLALARRPNAVIKVSGACTLSREPYPFPDIWDPLARVFDAWGFDRCLWGTDWTRAFAVVNYEQAVEPFMRTDRLSDTERAMLMGGACAKAYGWSPKKG from the coding sequence ATGACGATTATCGACTCCCAGGTCCACGCCTATGAGGCCAACACGCCGAAGCGACCTTGGCACAGCGTGCCGAACTGGCCGGATCACGTCACGGGTGACGAGATGGTGGCGGCGATGGACAAGGTCGGCGTAGACGGCGCGATCTTCATCTCCGCCTTTTCCTTGTACCGCTACGACGCCAGCTACGCCGTCGAAGTGCAGCGGGCCCATCCCGGCCGGCTCGCCATCGTCAAGCCGGTCGACCCTGATGATCCAGATGTGGCCGATGTCGTCGCCGACTGGAAGAAGACGCCGGGCGCGGTCGGAATCCGCACCATGCTGAGGAAAGAGGAGAAGCGCGCGACCGATGATCCCGGCCTTGACCGGATTGCGCGCGCGGCCGTTCGTTACGACTTTCCACTCAACATCCTGTGCTGGGACAATCTGGACGCGGGCATCGCGCTGATCGATCGCCATCCCGACACGCGGTTCATCGTCGACCATCTCGGCATCCTGCAGCCACGCGTGCCGCCTGCACCTCCCCAACCCTGGGCCGACCTCCCGAAGGTGCTTGCACTCGCCAGGCGCCCGAACGCCGTGATCAAGGTCAGCGGCGCCTGCACGCTCTCGCGGGAGCCGTATCCCTTCCCGGACATTTGGGACCCGCTTGCCCGCGTATTTGATGCCTGGGGTTTCGATCGCTGCCTGTGGGGCACGGACTGGACGCGCGCGTTCGCCGTCGTCAACTACGAACAGGCCGTCGAACCATTCATGAGGACAGACCGCCTGAGCGACACCGAGCGGGCCATGCTGATGGGTGGCGCCTGCGCCAAGGCCTATGGCTGGTCACCGAAAAAAGGTTAG
- a CDS encoding YdhR family protein, translating to MPNCIVVVQFDLPKRSEELAVKGGTSTAPTYRGLARRGLIRKDYLNGESGTGGVYLWDSRESAEAWFTEARIADLTERFGVRPRLTWYDTYVTVDNLKGETRVNGKAIEAVA from the coding sequence ATGCCCAATTGCATCGTTGTCGTTCAGTTCGATTTGCCAAAGCGCTCCGAGGAGCTGGCGGTGAAAGGCGGCACTTCGACCGCGCCGACCTATCGCGGCCTCGCCAGGAGAGGATTGATCCGAAAGGACTACCTGAATGGCGAAAGCGGCACCGGCGGCGTTTATCTCTGGGACAGCCGTGAATCGGCGGAAGCCTGGTTTACAGAAGCGCGCATCGCGGATTTGACCGAGCGCTTTGGGGTCCGGCCTCGCCTCACCTGGTACGACACATACGTGACGGTCGACAATTTGAAGGGCGAGACCCGCGTCAACGGCAAGGCGATTGAGGCCGTGGCCTGA
- a CDS encoding ThuA domain-containing protein, with product MRRREFIALLGSAAAMRSVSAHAQRPPERILYFTYSAGYRHDVIPLSKAILAQLGSNSGVFEVTATEDTSEFSPENLERYAAVMFYTSGELPMSDAQKTALLNFVRSGRGFLGVHSATDTFYTWPDYLDLVGGYFNGHPWHQAVTIEVVDSRDPLVAFLGNSLQVEDEIYQISDFDYRGSRVLLRLDPGSVDLGKSGVHRRFYGWPLAWTRTYGDGRVFYTALGHEPSVWQDARYQRILTNAILWSTRRSP from the coding sequence GTGAGGCGACGTGAGTTCATCGCGCTCCTCGGCAGCGCGGCGGCAATGCGATCAGTCAGCGCGCATGCGCAGCGCCCGCCAGAGCGGATCCTCTATTTCACATATTCGGCCGGCTACCGGCATGATGTCATACCGCTTTCCAAGGCAATCCTGGCCCAGCTTGGAAGCAATTCGGGTGTCTTTGAAGTCACTGCAACGGAAGACACGTCTGAATTTTCCCCCGAAAACCTCGAGCGCTACGCCGCGGTGATGTTCTACACGTCAGGCGAACTTCCGATGAGCGACGCGCAAAAGACGGCGCTTCTCAATTTTGTGCGCTCAGGCCGCGGGTTCCTCGGCGTTCATTCGGCGACGGACACATTCTACACTTGGCCGGACTATCTCGATCTGGTCGGCGGCTACTTTAATGGTCATCCCTGGCATCAGGCCGTGACGATCGAGGTGGTCGATTCCCGCGATCCCCTGGTGGCTTTTCTCGGGAATTCATTGCAAGTCGAGGACGAGATCTACCAAATCAGCGACTTCGACTATCGTGGATCACGCGTGCTCCTGCGCCTCGACCCAGGCTCGGTGGACCTTGGCAAGAGCGGCGTGCATCGACGATTCTATGGTTGGCCGCTCGCATGGACGCGAACTTACGGCGACGGACGCGTATTCTATACGGCGCTGGGCCACGAGCCGTCAGTCTGGCAGGACGCCCGCTACCAGCGAATCCTCACCAACGCTATCCTCTGGTCTACTCGACGGTCGCCCTAG
- a CDS encoding PHB depolymerase family esterase, whose translation MLNQDIIREATRLTRAGQLVEATALLQRMLRGENAPDAPSHARGRIALAGPLIIDAKANVEETDSHPQSEPATSAQPRMLRALLDRKEGRSEIGLRGIIKRAPPSTSDIVPQGARFIESTFSSAVGSRTYRLFIPSRYQEQPLPLVVMLHGCTQSPDDFAAGTRMNFIAEEQNCFVAYPAQPREANRAKCWNWFRTADQQRGRGEPSLIAGITRQIMRDYLVDPKRVYVGGLSAGAAAAAIMGATYNDLYAAIGIHSGLACGVATDLPSAFVAMRQGGGSDHRLISGDRPPVPTIVFHGDRDTTVHPNNGGQILEQSVRTMSTQRKVHRGQIQGGHAYTRTILSDASGRGMLEHWNIHGAGHAWSGGSPAGSYTDPRGPDATREMLRFFLEHSLPEE comes from the coding sequence ATGCTGAACCAGGACATCATTCGGGAGGCGACACGCCTCACGCGCGCGGGCCAACTCGTTGAGGCCACCGCGCTCCTTCAGCGCATGCTTCGCGGCGAGAATGCGCCAGACGCGCCATCGCATGCCAGAGGTCGCATCGCTCTTGCAGGGCCGCTCATTATTGATGCCAAGGCCAATGTTGAGGAGACGGATAGTCATCCGCAATCAGAGCCAGCCACATCCGCACAACCGCGCATGCTCCGGGCGTTACTGGATCGCAAAGAGGGGCGCTCTGAAATCGGACTGCGAGGCATAATCAAGCGCGCCCCGCCGTCAACATCAGACATCGTACCGCAGGGCGCCCGGTTCATCGAAAGCACGTTCAGCAGTGCGGTGGGAAGCCGTACCTACAGGCTCTTCATTCCGAGCCGCTATCAGGAACAACCGCTTCCTTTGGTCGTCATGCTTCACGGCTGTACCCAGTCGCCGGACGATTTCGCCGCCGGTACGCGAATGAACTTTATCGCAGAAGAACAGAATTGCTTCGTGGCCTATCCTGCACAGCCCCGCGAGGCAAACCGGGCGAAATGCTGGAACTGGTTTCGCACTGCCGACCAGCAGCGAGGCAGAGGCGAACCCTCGCTGATCGCGGGTATCACTCGCCAGATCATGCGCGACTATTTGGTTGATCCAAAGCGCGTCTACGTTGGTGGACTGTCGGCCGGAGCGGCTGCCGCCGCTATCATGGGAGCAACATACAACGATCTGTACGCGGCAATCGGCATACACTCTGGCCTCGCGTGTGGGGTTGCCACGGACCTTCCCTCCGCGTTTGTCGCCATGCGACAAGGTGGCGGGTCCGATCACAGGCTAATTTCAGGTGACCGGCCACCTGTCCCGACCATTGTTTTTCACGGCGATCGCGACACTACCGTACATCCAAATAACGGCGGTCAAATCCTTGAGCAGTCTGTGAGAACGATGAGCACACAAAGGAAGGTGCATCGCGGGCAGATACAGGGAGGGCATGCCTATACAAGAACGATCCTGAGTGACGCGAGTGGACGGGGAATGTTGGAGCACTGGAATATCCACGGAGCAGGACACGCATGGTCCGGAGGCAGCCCTGCGGGCTCCTACACGGATCCGCGAGGACCGGACGCAACGAGGGAAATGCTTCGTTTTTTCCTCGAGCATTCGCTCCCGGAGGAGTAG